ATAAAAAAACCATTTAAAACGCTAAAGAGTATTATTTTTCGCTAAAACGTTTTAAAAAGTAAGATAACTCTGATTTATTATCAATATGACTCATATGTCCACCTGATAGTAATAGGATTTCTGTATCGGTAGATTTTGTTTTTTTCTCTAATAATTCTTGGTCTACAATCCAGTCTTGTTCGCCAATGACTATTGCTTTTTTTCCTTTTACAGATTTAAAAACAGCTAACCTATTAGGTCTTATGGCCATACCTTTATGTCCAGCAATAAATCCTTGTCGACTTGTTTTTAATGCTATTTTTAGCGCCTTATCAAAATCCGTTTTGAACTCTACTTTACTTTCTGCAGGAAAAAGGTTGGTAAAAGACATTCTAACTAAGTTCTCATAATTAGTTTCAGCCAATCGAGCAGCGCGAGCACGAAGAACTTTTCGTTCGTTATCATCTGCTTCAAAGGTCGAATTCATAAGACATAAATCCTCGACCAATTCGGGATATTTTTCAACCAAAGCCAAAGCCACATAACCACCCATAGAGTGTCCTATGCATGCTATTTTTTCAATTTTTAAAGCTTTTAAGACAGAAAATACAGCATCAGCCATATCTCCCATACCATGTATGTATCCAATAGAATCTGTTTGGCCATGACCCAATAAATCGATACAGATGACCTGGTTATTTTCAGAAAGTTGAGGTATAAAAGCCTCCCACATTTCCGAAGTTTCTAAAAAACCATGAAGTAAAACAATTGCGTTTCCTTTTCCGACCGTATTGTAATAAACCTGACTATTTTTATGAGTAACAAACATGTTTACAAAGATAAATTTCTTGTAGACAGATACACACTAATTCATCAATAAGTATTTACTATATTTGAAATCATTCAATATAAAACACAACATATCTTATGGCAATTAAACGCTGGTTTTTACTAATCCTTTTCGCTATTTCATTAACAGCTACAGCTCAGATTGATGAAGCTAAGCTAGATAAACTTGTTCAAGAAACTCTAACGACTTTTGATGTTCCTGGTATTTCTGTTGGTATCCTTAAAGACAACCAAATTATCTATTCACGAGGTCATGGGGTACGTTCTCTGACAACTAAAAAGGCTATGAATGCAGATACCAAAGTTGGTGTTGCTTCAAATAGTAAAGGGTTTACTTGTTTTGCTTTGGCGATGATGGTTGATGCTGGTAAGCTAAATTGGGATGACAAAGTGCGAAAACACATCCCAGAATTTCAATTAGCAGAACCTTGGGTGACTGAAAATTTTACGGTCAGAGATTTGGTAACACATCGGAGTGGCATGTCACTTGGTGCAGGAGATTTAATGTTTTTTCCTGAAGGTAGTGATTTTACAACAGCCGATGTGATTGATAACGTTAA
This DNA window, taken from Winogradskyella sp. PC-19, encodes the following:
- a CDS encoding alpha/beta fold hydrolase produces the protein MFVTHKNSQVYYNTVGKGNAIVLLHGFLETSEMWEAFIPQLSENNQVICIDLLGHGQTDSIGYIHGMGDMADAVFSVLKALKIEKIACIGHSMGGYVALALVEKYPELVEDLCLMNSTFEADDNERKVLRARAARLAETNYENLVRMSFTNLFPAESKVEFKTDFDKALKIALKTSRQGFIAGHKGMAIRPNRLAVFKSVKGKKAIVIGEQDWIVDQELLEKKTKSTDTEILLLSGGHMSHIDNKSELSYFLKRFSEK